One Anaerobaca lacustris DNA window includes the following coding sequences:
- the ileS gene encoding isoleucine--tRNA ligase: MADENKTNYRDTLNLPQTSFAMKANLVQREPQMRKRWAQENIYTQIREARLGAPLYILHDGPPYANGDIHMGHVINKVLKDFVVKYRTMTGFDAPYIPGWDCHGLPIEAKVMTELGEKVRQMSKTEVRRDCMKYAGKYVKLQGRQFQDLGVFGDFENPYLTFKPQYEAGILEVFAMLVEKGLVYRQLKPIHWSVGCETALAEAELEYKDIASPSIFVNFSATEETTARLIELGLVTSEQAKDAEVALMIWTTTPWTLAANLAVAVHPHLEYVSLSYEKDGRKCVSIVAADRIEAVVAAGALTEGQYTISEKKVKGSELEGLRYRHPFIETNPTDKDAYMVILAEYVTTEDGTGLVHTAPGHGQEDYVSGQRYNLAIYSPVQDDGSYDETVPDWLRGENVLTVDKLVNERLAQSGRLFAHREIVHSYPHCWRSKGPVIFRATEQWFVGVDKELPETGRNLRAMAMDAVEKVRWIPAWGQKRIAGMLESRPDWCISRQRSWGLPIPVFVMPDGQTLLTKESVMAVAAHVGQRGSNSWFTDSPREILGDDFALPEGFDLDQLRKEENIFDVWFESGCSWYSVAAAAGWSVPVDLYLEGSDQHRGWFQLSLLPALGATGKPPFKSVLTHGFTVDEKGMKQSKSLGNYVNAQDEIAKYGSDILRLWVASVNYQEDVRCNDELIGRTQDAYRKIRNTLRYLLGNIDGFEPALDAIKYDRMFEIDKWAMCQLHKLIADVTESYENFVFHRAFSLLYNFCTVEMSSVYMDVLKDRMYCDAYDGLSRRSGQTVMYEILSALVRMLAPILAHTAEEAWEAMPFKPQDCASVHLANMPKVDAAIDYAGQQAKWQKIMTLRDEVLRALEGLRQDKTIASNQEATVTMRCTDEDAAAIEAFGVEAFAALCIVSEVMLERSAETTTVVASKSPHAKCQRCWNYWPSVGADAARPDLCQRCATVVASA, encoded by the coding sequence ATGGCTGACGAGAACAAGACGAATTACCGCGACACGCTGAACCTGCCGCAGACGAGCTTTGCGATGAAGGCCAATCTCGTGCAGCGCGAGCCCCAGATGCGCAAGCGCTGGGCCCAGGAGAACATCTATACGCAGATTCGCGAGGCCCGGCTGGGGGCCCCGCTGTATATCCTGCACGACGGCCCGCCCTATGCCAACGGCGATATCCACATGGGCCACGTCATCAACAAGGTCCTCAAGGATTTCGTCGTCAAGTACAGAACGATGACGGGCTTCGACGCCCCGTACATCCCCGGCTGGGACTGCCACGGATTGCCCATCGAGGCCAAGGTGATGACCGAACTGGGCGAGAAGGTCCGGCAGATGAGCAAGACCGAGGTCCGCCGGGACTGCATGAAGTACGCCGGCAAGTACGTCAAACTCCAGGGCCGGCAGTTCCAGGATCTGGGCGTCTTCGGCGATTTCGAGAACCCCTACCTGACGTTCAAACCCCAGTACGAGGCGGGCATCCTCGAAGTCTTCGCCATGTTGGTGGAGAAGGGCCTGGTCTATCGCCAGCTCAAGCCCATCCACTGGTCCGTCGGCTGTGAGACGGCGCTGGCGGAGGCCGAGCTGGAATACAAAGACATCGCCTCGCCCAGCATCTTCGTCAACTTCAGTGCGACCGAGGAAACGACTGCCCGGCTGATCGAACTGGGTCTGGTCACGAGCGAGCAGGCCAAAGACGCCGAGGTCGCCCTGATGATCTGGACGACCACGCCCTGGACGCTGGCGGCCAACCTGGCGGTGGCGGTCCATCCCCACCTCGAATACGTCAGCCTCTCCTATGAGAAGGACGGACGCAAGTGCGTCTCGATCGTCGCGGCCGATCGCATCGAGGCGGTTGTCGCGGCGGGCGCGCTGACCGAAGGCCAGTACACCATCAGCGAGAAGAAGGTCAAAGGCAGCGAACTCGAAGGGCTCCGCTATCGGCATCCGTTCATCGAGACCAATCCGACCGACAAGGACGCCTACATGGTGATCCTCGCCGAATACGTGACCACCGAGGACGGCACGGGCCTCGTGCATACCGCGCCAGGCCACGGCCAGGAGGATTATGTCTCCGGCCAACGGTACAACCTGGCGATCTATTCGCCCGTCCAGGACGACGGCTCTTACGACGAGACCGTCCCCGACTGGCTGCGCGGCGAGAACGTGCTGACCGTGGACAAACTGGTCAACGAGCGCCTGGCCCAATCGGGCAGGCTCTTCGCCCATCGCGAAATCGTACACAGCTACCCCCACTGCTGGCGGAGCAAGGGCCCGGTGATCTTCCGTGCGACCGAGCAGTGGTTCGTGGGCGTGGACAAGGAGCTGCCCGAGACCGGCCGCAACCTCCGCGCGATGGCGATGGACGCCGTCGAGAAGGTCCGCTGGATCCCGGCGTGGGGCCAGAAGCGGATCGCGGGCATGCTCGAATCGCGGCCCGACTGGTGCATCAGCCGCCAGCGAAGCTGGGGTCTGCCGATCCCGGTCTTCGTCATGCCCGATGGGCAAACACTGCTGACAAAAGAGTCGGTGATGGCCGTGGCCGCGCACGTCGGCCAACGCGGCTCCAATAGCTGGTTCACCGATTCGCCCCGCGAGATCCTGGGCGACGATTTCGCACTGCCGGAAGGCTTCGACCTCGACCAACTCCGCAAGGAAGAGAACATCTTCGACGTGTGGTTCGAGTCGGGCTGTAGCTGGTACAGTGTGGCAGCCGCGGCCGGCTGGTCGGTACCGGTTGATCTCTATCTCGAAGGGTCCGATCAGCATCGCGGCTGGTTCCAGCTTTCGCTGCTGCCGGCCCTGGGCGCCACGGGCAAGCCCCCGTTCAAGAGCGTCCTGACGCACGGCTTCACCGTCGACGAGAAGGGCATGAAGCAGTCCAAGTCGCTGGGCAACTACGTCAACGCACAGGACGAGATCGCCAAGTACGGCTCCGACATCCTGAGGTTGTGGGTCGCCAGCGTCAACTACCAGGAGGACGTGCGCTGCAACGACGAGCTGATCGGCCGGACGCAGGACGCCTATCGCAAGATCCGCAACACGCTGCGTTACCTGCTCGGCAACATCGACGGCTTCGAGCCGGCCCTCGACGCGATCAAATACGACCGCATGTTCGAGATCGACAAGTGGGCGATGTGCCAGTTGCACAAGCTGATCGCCGATGTCACCGAATCCTACGAGAACTTCGTGTTTCACCGTGCCTTCTCGCTGCTGTACAACTTCTGCACGGTCGAGATGAGCAGCGTCTACATGGACGTGCTCAAGGACCGGATGTACTGCGACGCCTACGACGGCCTGAGCCGCCGCAGCGGCCAGACCGTGATGTACGAGATCCTCAGCGCGCTCGTGCGGATGCTGGCGCCGATCCTGGCGCACACAGCCGAAGAGGCGTGGGAGGCGATGCCGTTCAAACCCCAGGACTGCGCCAGCGTGCATCTGGCGAATATGCCGAAGGTCGATGCCGCGATTGACTACGCCGGTCAACAGGCCAAATGGCAGAAGATCATGACGCTGCGGGACGAGGTCCTGCGCGCGCTCGAAGGGCTCCGCCAGGACAAGACCATCGCCAGCAACCAGGAGGCGACGGTGACGATGCGATGCACCGACGAAGACGCAGCAGCGATCGAGGCCTTCGGCGTCGAGGCGTTCGCGGCCCTGTGCATCGTCAGCGAGGTGATGCTCGAACGATCCGCCGAAACGACCACCGTCGTCGCCAGCAAGAGCCCGCACGCCAAGTGCCAGCGCTGCTGGAACTACTGGCCCAGCGTCGGCGCCGACGCCGCCCGTCCCGATCTCTGCCAACGCTGTGCGACGGTCGTCGCTTCCGCGTAG
- a CDS encoding four helix bundle protein, translated as MRDHTKLRAFELADQLALCVYKATKAFPKEEVFGLTAQLRRAAVSVASNIVEGCARHSQSDYLRFLDIAYGSAREVEYQLSLASRLGYLHPQDYGSLRGLSTELSKVVNGLLRALRKR; from the coding sequence ATGCGCGATCACACGAAATTGCGGGCGTTTGAACTGGCGGATCAATTGGCTCTCTGTGTCTACAAGGCCACGAAGGCATTCCCCAAAGAGGAAGTGTTTGGCCTGACGGCGCAGTTGAGGCGTGCGGCGGTTTCGGTTGCTTCCAACATCGTCGAGGGCTGCGCACGCCATTCGCAGTCCGACTACCTTCGCTTCCTGGACATCGCCTACGGCTCAGCGCGAGAGGTGGAGTATCAACTGTCCCTTGCTTCCCGGCTCGGATATTTGCACCCACAGGACTACGGGTCGCTTCGCGGATTGAGCACCGAACTCTCAAAGGTCGTGAACGGCCTGCTCCGTGCCCTGCGTAAGCGATAG
- a CDS encoding putative toxin-antitoxin system toxin component, PIN family produces the protein MKVFLDTNVLASAVATRGLCADVVREVFAKHQSIVSKQVLDELRRVLQSKFGFPRLLVADYIELVRQDSTLAKPAKLPKIKLRDKEDLPILAAAVAAEADVLVTGDAELLALGHCDKVEILSPRQFWERLSAYRPTRN, from the coding sequence ATGAAGGTGTTTCTCGACACGAATGTTCTGGCCAGTGCGGTCGCGACCCGTGGGCTGTGCGCCGACGTCGTGCGGGAGGTCTTCGCGAAGCACCAATCCATCGTATCGAAACAGGTGCTCGATGAGCTTCGACGCGTCCTGCAATCGAAGTTCGGGTTCCCTCGCCTTCTCGTAGCGGATTACATCGAACTCGTGCGACAGGACAGCACGCTGGCCAAGCCCGCCAAACTCCCGAAGATCAAGCTCCGAGACAAGGAGGATCTCCCGATTCTCGCCGCTGCCGTTGCCGCCGAGGCCGATGTTCTGGTCACCGGCGACGCGGAACTCCTGGCCCTCGGCCACTGCGATAAGGTAGAAATCCTCTCGCCGCGCCAGTTCTGGGAAAGACTGAGCGCGTACCGTCCGACGCGGAACTGA
- a CDS encoding CopG family transcriptional regulator, with translation MKTGTLTIRLDKNLDDLLTKASRQSGKNRSEIAREALRRQLRISQFDALRRRAMPFAEARGYLTDEDVFVDIS, from the coding sequence ATGAAGACCGGAACGCTGACAATTCGACTGGACAAGAACCTGGACGACCTGCTGACCAAAGCGAGCCGTCAATCGGGTAAGAACCGAAGCGAGATCGCCAGAGAGGCGCTGCGCCGGCAGTTGCGCATCAGTCAGTTCGACGCTCTGCGGCGCAGGGCAATGCCGTTCGCCGAGGCGAGGGGCTACCTGACCGATGAGGACGTCTTTGTCGACATCTCATGA